The Streptomyces sp. Alt3 genome has a segment encoding these proteins:
- a CDS encoding bifunctional glycosyltransferase/CDP-glycerol:glycerophosphate glycerophosphotransferase — MSTPDFSCVITAGEGGEEALAASLESVLEQSMRAVEAVVVLPSGAPAALRAAAGTQAGRFPDRVRVLDPGTDRAASLRNTGLDAARGTYVLVLDAGERLQRHACRNLWEAGTRTRADLVAGRWSRLTGDGTKEREPSWQQPLFARSRTVARFTEAPELAVRDALLTGFCVRRAALERHALRYDEDLTHSAVLFGPLVAAVVGRIALVRRRIVSGRAAPDAGRDLAGLVEAHRRVCHVLVAQGLAGLREERDRAFLLDHLVPLVRTFPERPAAARERIAATAARVLPDVVPEPVLLTLPPVERVGVRLLERGDADGVLTAAYALRRRGAVAAPLSLKDDGRVYWHGGPDPVLDVTGLGHQYRPFGELRLMNRVTRYEAHGSRVLLAGRLVLPSHTGPDPDGPLTARLEFRVRDGSRTFRASVDSLRPDATGISWSTGLDVTRLLRPFGPRDTVWDARMVVEDGRTSSVSDLFAPHDLVGPGDRSPARPRLGRTTGDTWQPYITLRDHLALRLEARHRPARTARRLVHYATHFRPARRLRLALRALGRRRDRLHARGFKTAVYRSWLLRLPARKGSVVFESHMGTCYGDSPRAVHEEVRARGLRLRPVWAYADSTEGFPTDARLVRRWSWRYLWALARAEYWVDNQGFPQNLDKPSGTTYLQTWHGSAYKRMGFDETRVRLQNTPQRERLQQAVQRFDHFLVRSEHDERTLARAYRLPERTLLRTGYPRNDVLLAARARDEAEGRLPRPALAAELGLPDHRKVVLYAPTFRGGPGRRKRQRLLLDAARFAERFGDRYTLLVRAHYLEAASLPACPPGTVVDVSRHHDVSELLALTDVLVTDYSSIMFDYALLDRPIVLFAPDLDAYAAERGSYFDLREKAPGPVTATEEELFAVLERLKTADTGFQERRAAFAEEFGAYDRGDAARAVVDTVFARHVTPSRTVPTGEAGR; from the coding sequence ATGAGCACGCCCGACTTCAGCTGTGTGATCACCGCCGGTGAGGGCGGGGAGGAGGCACTGGCCGCCTCCCTCGAATCCGTGCTGGAACAGAGCATGCGCGCCGTCGAGGCCGTCGTCGTGCTGCCCTCCGGGGCCCCTGCCGCGCTGCGCGCGGCGGCCGGGACACAGGCCGGACGCTTCCCGGACCGGGTCCGGGTGCTCGACCCCGGCACGGACCGCGCCGCCTCGCTGCGCAACACCGGTCTGGACGCGGCGCGCGGCACCTACGTACTCGTGCTCGATGCCGGTGAACGCCTCCAGCGGCACGCCTGCCGCAACCTCTGGGAGGCCGGGACGCGTACCCGTGCCGATCTCGTCGCCGGGCGCTGGAGCCGTCTCACCGGGGACGGGACGAAGGAACGCGAACCCTCCTGGCAGCAACCGCTGTTCGCACGCTCCCGCACCGTCGCCCGGTTCACCGAAGCCCCCGAACTGGCCGTGCGCGACGCTCTGCTGACCGGATTCTGCGTACGCCGCGCGGCACTGGAACGCCATGCCCTTCGCTACGACGAGGACCTCACCCACAGCGCGGTCCTGTTCGGTCCCCTGGTGGCGGCCGTGGTCGGCCGGATCGCACTCGTACGCCGTCGGATCGTCTCGGGGCGGGCCGCGCCCGACGCCGGCCGGGATCTCGCCGGGCTCGTCGAGGCGCACCGGCGTGTGTGCCATGTGCTGGTGGCCCAGGGACTGGCGGGACTGCGCGAGGAGCGGGACCGGGCCTTCCTGCTGGACCACCTCGTGCCGCTCGTGCGGACCTTCCCCGAACGGCCCGCCGCCGCCCGCGAACGCATTGCGGCGACGGCGGCCCGGGTGCTGCCCGACGTCGTCCCCGAACCGGTCCTGCTGACCCTGCCGCCCGTCGAGCGCGTCGGCGTCCGGCTGCTGGAGCGGGGCGACGCGGACGGGGTGCTCACGGCGGCGTACGCGCTGCGGCGCAGGGGTGCCGTGGCAGCGCCCCTCTCGCTGAAGGACGACGGCCGGGTGTACTGGCACGGCGGCCCCGACCCCGTGCTGGACGTCACCGGACTCGGCCACCAGTACCGGCCGTTCGGCGAGCTGCGGCTGATGAACCGGGTCACCCGCTACGAGGCGCACGGCAGCCGGGTCCTGCTCGCGGGCCGGCTCGTCCTGCCCTCCCACACCGGGCCCGACCCGGACGGCCCCCTCACCGCCCGTCTCGAGTTCCGCGTACGCGACGGCTCCCGCACCTTCCGCGCCTCGGTCGACTCGCTGCGGCCCGACGCGACCGGGATCAGCTGGTCCACCGGCCTCGACGTGACGCGCCTGCTTCGCCCCTTCGGCCCGCGCGACACGGTGTGGGACGCGCGGATGGTGGTGGAGGACGGCCGGACCAGCTCGGTGAGCGACCTCTTCGCGCCGCACGACCTCGTCGGGCCCGGGGACCGTTCCCCCGCCCGGCCGCGGCTGGGCAGGACGACCGGGGACACCTGGCAGCCCTACATCACTCTCCGGGACCATCTGGCACTCAGGCTCGAAGCCCGGCACCGCCCCGCCCGCACGGCCCGGCGGCTGGTCCACTACGCCACCCACTTCCGCCCCGCACGCCGGCTGAGGCTGGCGCTGCGCGCCCTGGGCAGACGCCGGGACCGGTTGCACGCGAGGGGCTTCAAGACCGCGGTGTACCGCTCCTGGCTGCTGCGACTGCCCGCGCGCAAGGGGTCGGTGGTCTTCGAGAGCCACATGGGCACCTGCTACGGCGACAGTCCCCGCGCCGTCCACGAGGAGGTACGCGCCCGAGGGCTCCGGCTGCGCCCCGTCTGGGCGTACGCCGATTCCACGGAGGGCTTCCCCACGGACGCCCGGCTCGTGCGCCGCTGGTCCTGGCGCTATCTGTGGGCCCTCGCCAGGGCGGAGTACTGGGTCGACAACCAGGGGTTCCCGCAGAACCTCGACAAGCCCTCCGGCACGACCTACCTCCAGACCTGGCACGGGTCGGCGTACAAGCGCATGGGTTTCGACGAGACCCGGGTGCGCCTGCAGAACACCCCTCAGCGCGAACGGCTCCAGCAGGCCGTGCAACGCTTCGACCACTTCCTCGTACGCTCCGAGCACGACGAGCGCACACTGGCCCGTGCCTACCGGCTGCCCGAGCGGACGCTGCTGCGCACCGGGTACCCCCGCAACGACGTCCTGCTCGCCGCACGCGCGCGGGACGAGGCCGAGGGGCGGCTGCCCCGGCCGGCGCTCGCGGCCGAGCTCGGCCTGCCCGACCACCGCAAGGTCGTGCTGTACGCGCCGACCTTCCGGGGCGGGCCGGGCAGGCGCAAGCGACAGCGGCTCCTGCTGGACGCGGCGCGATTCGCGGAACGCTTCGGCGACAGGTACACGCTGCTGGTGCGGGCGCACTACCTGGAGGCGGCGAGTCTCCCGGCGTGCCCGCCGGGGACGGTCGTGGACGTCTCGCGTCACCACGACGTCAGCGAACTCCTCGCGCTCACCGACGTCCTGGTCACGGACTACTCGTCGATCATGTTCGACTACGCCCTCCTGGACCGCCCGATCGTCCTCTTCGCCCCCGATCTCGACGCCTACGCCGCGGAGCGGGGCAGCTACTTCGACCTGCGGGAGAAGGCGCCGGGACCCGTGACGGCGACCGAGGAGGAGCTGTTCGCCGTGCTGGAGCGGCTGAAGACCGCCGACACCGGGTTCCAGGAGCGACGCGCCGCGTTCGCCGAGGAGTTCGGCGCCTACGACCGGGGGGACGCGGCCCGCGCGGTGGTCGACACCGTGTTCGCCCGGCACGTCACCCCTTCCCGCACCGTCCCTACCGGGGAGGCCGGCCGATGA
- a CDS encoding glycosyltransferase, with protein sequence MSGSRDIFIVSNSTDELGGVTGWMHRTAQLFQESGHRVHTVGVHAAERKMALPDPPGYPVTALHPAHPATPWAPKGLRDRFRIPARRAEARRVVRKRRAVDQLSEIFRGARPGGVVIVSQVWAMEWVGEADTGGLRVIGMSHESYDYSRASHRYRWIRNHYPSLDHWLVLTAEDADKWAGDGMNNVGFMPNALAGLPEVPSPRREKSVASIGRLSDQKGIDMLLDAWALVAPQRPDWRLDVYGTGEDETQLRTQCTALGLDTSVDWRGRTDDVPGALAESSVFVQSSRGEGFPLALLEAMASGVPCAAFDCAPGVREIIRDGEDGLLAPAGDIGALADRLLRLTGNPRMRDAMGDRARTNVQRFSEAETMGRWEELFALLER encoded by the coding sequence ATGAGCGGCAGCCGTGACATCTTCATCGTGTCCAACAGCACCGACGAGCTCGGCGGGGTGACGGGCTGGATGCACCGGACCGCCCAGTTGTTCCAGGAGTCGGGCCACCGGGTGCACACCGTCGGCGTCCACGCCGCCGAGCGGAAGATGGCCCTGCCCGATCCGCCCGGTTACCCCGTGACCGCTCTCCACCCGGCGCACCCTGCGACCCCCTGGGCGCCCAAGGGGCTGCGGGACCGCTTCCGTATCCCCGCCCGGCGGGCCGAGGCCCGCCGCGTCGTACGTAAACGGCGTGCCGTCGACCAGCTCTCGGAGATCTTCCGGGGGGCCCGGCCCGGTGGGGTGGTGATCGTCAGCCAGGTCTGGGCGATGGAATGGGTCGGAGAGGCGGACACCGGAGGGCTCCGGGTCATCGGGATGAGCCACGAGTCCTACGACTACTCCCGTGCGAGCCACCGCTACCGCTGGATCAGGAACCACTATCCGTCGCTCGACCACTGGCTCGTCCTGACGGCGGAGGACGCCGACAAGTGGGCGGGCGACGGGATGAACAACGTCGGTTTCATGCCCAACGCCCTGGCCGGGCTGCCCGAGGTGCCGTCCCCGCGCCGCGAGAAGTCCGTGGCGAGCATCGGCCGGCTCAGCGACCAGAAGGGCATCGACATGCTCCTGGACGCCTGGGCACTCGTGGCTCCGCAGCGTCCCGACTGGCGACTGGACGTGTACGGCACCGGGGAGGACGAGACGCAGCTCAGAACGCAGTGCACCGCCCTGGGCCTCGACACCTCCGTCGACTGGCGGGGGCGCACGGACGACGTCCCCGGAGCGCTGGCGGAGTCCTCCGTCTTCGTCCAGTCCTCACGCGGCGAGGGCTTCCCGCTCGCGCTGCTGGAAGCCATGGCCAGCGGCGTTCCGTGTGCGGCGTTCGACTGCGCGCCGGGCGTACGGGAGATCATCCGCGACGGCGAGGACGGGCTGCTCGCGCCCGCCGGTGACATCGGGGCCCTCGCCGACCGGCTGCTCCGGCTCACCGGCAACCCCCGGATGCGGGACGCGATGGGCGACCGGGCGCGGACCAACGTCCAGCGGTTCTCCGAGGCGGAGACCATGGGCCGCTGGGAAGAGCTGTTCGCCCTCCTGGAGCGCTGA
- a CDS encoding bifunctional glycosyltransferase/CDP-glycerol:glycerophosphate glycerophosphotransferase: MPRFSVIVPAYRVQAYLHACLDSVLNQSFKDYEIIVVDDCSPDACGPIADEYAVRDPRVSAVHLPRNSGLGPARNAGVARATGDYLLFLDADDTFAPEALQAIADRLEATGGPDVLVYDYARTYWSGESVRNTFAEHLSETGPASFRLADRPELLKVLMVVWNKAYRREFIEAGGFTFPPGYYEDTPWTYPVLMAAGSIAVLDTVCVGYRQRRRGNILSTTTRRHFDVFDQYDRVFAFIDGRPELAVWRPVMYRRMLDHFSTLFTSRDRLPRGTRVQFFRRARAHCRRYRTPGAPVPRRARLRHALFRLGAHRTYRALWTAQRLRGRLGRTAASVNRAARAAALQLHYRVQLLLPVRSGDAVFAAYWHRGYTCSPAALEATARALVPGLRTSWICRPEDARTVPDTTRVLHPGTAAYWAALARSKYLVNNVNFDRRLVKRRGQVFLQTHHGTPLKTMGTDLVHRPAAAGGMDFEQLLRNVDKWDFSLSANQHSTLVWERTYPSGYTTLEYGSPRNDVFHRADPGRTARLRERLGVPEGSTALLYAPTHRDYRRAQQHALDLDQLIRVLGPHFVILARSHYLDTASRAAAGHIRHPRIIDVSAHPSVEELCLASDGLITDYSSLMFDYVNLDRPVVLHLEDAQAYEASRGTYFDPAAFPPGAVARDQEELHEIFATDHWRGPRSAQRRAAFRARFCPYDDGHAAERVVRRVFLDDTSEMPLPAQPAGRGPTGVPRQVPVREYTNG, from the coding sequence GTGCCCCGGTTCAGTGTCATCGTGCCCGCGTACCGGGTCCAGGCGTATCTGCACGCGTGTCTCGACTCCGTGCTGAACCAGTCCTTCAAGGACTACGAGATCATCGTGGTCGACGACTGTTCACCGGACGCCTGCGGCCCGATCGCCGACGAGTACGCCGTACGCGACCCCCGGGTCAGCGCCGTCCACCTGCCGCGCAACTCCGGTCTCGGCCCCGCCCGCAACGCCGGGGTGGCCAGGGCCACCGGAGACTACCTGCTCTTCCTCGACGCCGACGACACCTTCGCCCCCGAGGCGCTCCAGGCCATCGCCGACCGGCTGGAGGCCACCGGCGGCCCCGACGTCCTGGTCTACGACTACGCGCGGACGTACTGGTCGGGCGAGAGCGTGCGCAACACCTTCGCCGAGCACCTCTCCGAGACCGGCCCGGCCTCCTTCCGGCTCGCCGACCGTCCCGAACTGCTCAAGGTGCTGATGGTCGTCTGGAACAAGGCGTACCGCCGCGAGTTCATCGAGGCCGGGGGGTTCACCTTCCCGCCGGGCTACTACGAGGACACGCCCTGGACCTACCCGGTGCTGATGGCCGCCGGGTCGATCGCCGTGCTCGACACCGTCTGCGTCGGCTACCGCCAGCGGCGCCGCGGCAACATCCTCTCCACGACGACCCGCAGGCACTTCGACGTCTTCGACCAGTACGACCGGGTCTTCGCCTTCATCGACGGGCGCCCCGAACTCGCCGTCTGGCGACCGGTGATGTACCGCAGGATGCTCGACCACTTCTCGACCCTCTTCACCTCCAGGGACCGGCTGCCGCGCGGCACCCGGGTCCAGTTCTTCCGGCGGGCCCGCGCGCACTGCCGCCGCTACCGCACGCCGGGCGCCCCCGTGCCACGCCGGGCGCGGCTTCGGCACGCGCTGTTCAGGCTGGGCGCCCACCGCACGTACCGCGCCCTGTGGACCGCTCAGCGGCTGCGCGGCCGGCTCGGGCGCACCGCCGCGTCGGTGAACCGGGCGGCGCGCGCGGCGGCGCTCCAGCTGCACTACCGCGTCCAGCTGCTGCTGCCCGTACGGAGCGGGGACGCGGTGTTCGCGGCCTACTGGCACCGGGGCTACACCTGCAGCCCCGCGGCGCTGGAGGCCACGGCCAGGGCCCTCGTGCCCGGGCTGCGCACCTCCTGGATCTGCCGCCCGGAGGACGCCCGCACGGTGCCAGACACGACCCGTGTACTGCACCCGGGGACGGCCGCGTACTGGGCGGCCCTGGCACGCTCCAAGTACCTAGTGAACAACGTCAACTTCGACCGCAGACTCGTGAAGAGACGGGGGCAGGTCTTCCTGCAGACCCATCACGGCACGCCGCTGAAGACCATGGGCACCGACCTCGTGCACCGGCCCGCGGCGGCCGGCGGCATGGACTTCGAACAGCTGCTGCGCAACGTCGACAAGTGGGACTTCTCGCTCTCGGCCAACCAGCACTCCACGCTGGTGTGGGAGCGCACCTACCCGTCGGGTTACACCACGCTGGAGTACGGCAGCCCGCGCAACGACGTCTTCCACCGCGCGGACCCCGGCAGGACCGCGCGGCTGCGCGAACGCCTGGGCGTGCCGGAGGGGAGCACCGCCCTGCTGTACGCACCGACGCACCGCGACTACCGCCGCGCCCAGCAGCACGCACTGGACCTCGATCAGCTGATCCGCGTCCTGGGCCCGCACTTCGTGATCCTGGCCCGCTCCCACTACCTGGACACGGCGTCCCGGGCCGCCGCCGGGCACATCCGGCACCCGCGGATCATCGACGTCAGCGCCCACCCGTCCGTCGAGGAGCTGTGTCTCGCCTCCGACGGGCTGATCACGGACTACTCGTCGCTGATGTTCGACTACGTCAACCTGGACCGGCCGGTCGTCCTGCACCTGGAGGACGCACAGGCCTACGAGGCGTCCCGGGGCACGTACTTCGACCCGGCGGCCTTCCCTCCCGGCGCGGTGGCCCGGGACCAGGAGGAGCTGCACGAGATCTTCGCCACCGACCACTGGCGCGGGCCCCGGTCCGCGCAGCGCCGGGCGGCGTTCCGCGCCCGGTTCTGTCCGTACGACGACGGGCACGCGGCGGAGCGGGTGGTGCGGCGGGTCTTCCTGGACGACACGTCGGAGATGCCGCTGCCCGCCCAGCCCGCGGGCCGCGGGCCCACCGGGGTGCCGCGGCAGGTACCGGTACGGGAGTACACCAACGGGTGA
- a CDS encoding carbohydrate ABC transporter permease, producing MTTTETSQAEQGRRAGRPAGATESLGARIAARAGGGVMRVFLVLVGLFWLMPTIGLLLSSLRGPEDIAASGWWKVFTAPSELTFSNYQRLLDNSTITDSLFSTVLITVPATFLVVVIGSLAGYAFAWMEFPGRDWWFLVVVGLLVVPVQVALIPVSELFGTIGIFETTFGVIMFHTAFGLPFAIFLLRNFFAEIPRELLEAARLDGAGEIRLFTRVVMPLGGPAIASLGIFQFLWVWNDMLVALIFADSESPPITVALQQQVRQFGNNIDVLAPGAFVSMVIPLAVFFAFQRQFVSGVMAGAVK from the coding sequence GTGACGACGACCGAGACCTCACAGGCCGAACAGGGCCGGCGGGCGGGCAGGCCCGCCGGAGCCACGGAATCCCTGGGCGCGCGGATCGCCGCCCGGGCCGGCGGCGGAGTCATGCGGGTCTTCCTCGTCCTGGTGGGCCTGTTCTGGCTGATGCCCACCATCGGACTGCTGCTCTCCTCGCTGCGCGGACCCGAGGACATCGCGGCGAGCGGCTGGTGGAAGGTGTTCACCGCCCCCTCCGAGCTGACCTTCTCCAACTACCAGCGTCTGCTGGACAATTCGACGATCACGGATTCACTGTTCAGTACGGTCCTGATCACCGTTCCGGCCACGTTCCTGGTGGTCGTCATCGGCTCGCTCGCCGGGTACGCCTTCGCCTGGATGGAGTTCCCCGGCCGCGACTGGTGGTTCCTGGTGGTCGTGGGGCTGCTGGTGGTCCCGGTGCAGGTCGCCCTCATCCCGGTGTCCGAGCTCTTCGGCACCATCGGGATCTTCGAGACGACCTTCGGCGTGATCATGTTCCACACCGCGTTCGGGCTGCCGTTCGCCATCTTCCTGCTCAGGAACTTCTTCGCCGAGATCCCGCGCGAGCTGCTGGAGGCCGCACGGCTGGACGGCGCGGGCGAGATCCGCCTGTTCACCCGGGTCGTGATGCCGCTCGGCGGCCCCGCGATCGCCTCACTCGGGATCTTCCAGTTCCTCTGGGTGTGGAACGACATGCTGGTGGCACTGATCTTCGCGGACTCGGAGTCCCCGCCGATCACGGTGGCGCTCCAGCAGCAGGTACGGCAGTTCGGCAACAACATCGACGTGCTGGCGCCCGGCGCCTTCGTGTCCATGGTGATCCCGCTGGCGGTGTTCTTCGCCTTCCAGCGGCAGTTCGTCTCCGGTGTGATGGCCGGAGCGGTCAAGTGA
- a CDS encoding carbohydrate ABC transporter permease translates to MTTATAGGAGSAPPADKHPDTGPGTGRRPRGSVTGTRRAVAAAFLLPALVLLGALVVYPIVYSVYRSFLDQSGTGFAGLDNYEALFTDATIRTAVKNNAIWVVFAPTVATVLGLIFAVLTERIRWGTAFKLIVFMPMAISMLAAGIIFRLVYEQAPERGVANAVAVGVHDTFAESSGFPKAHPLPVHPLKAGGDGSFVTKETVRAGQPANLPLVGVVPAKMPGDAEPAKAATASGDGITGTTWLDFTKGGGGKPNVVDPEELGLKGLTVEAVKDGKVVATATAGPDGVFTLPASADGSLLRLPADNFREPYNGVDWLGPSLVTPGIIGSYVWMWAGFAMVLIAAGLAGLPRELLEAARVDGANEWQVFRRITVPMLAPVLAVVLVTLMINVLKIFDLVFIIAPGSSQDDANVLALQLYRTSFGTDADLGVGSAIAVLLLLLVIPVMLFNVRRIRKEGRR, encoded by the coding sequence GTGACCACAGCGACAGCGGGGGGCGCCGGGAGCGCGCCCCCCGCCGACAAGCATCCTGACACGGGTCCTGGCACGGGCAGGCGGCCGCGTGGAAGCGTGACCGGCACCAGGAGGGCCGTCGCGGCGGCGTTCCTGCTGCCGGCCCTGGTGCTGCTCGGCGCACTCGTCGTCTATCCGATCGTGTACTCCGTCTACCGCTCGTTCCTCGACCAGTCCGGCACCGGTTTCGCCGGCCTCGACAACTACGAGGCGTTGTTCACGGACGCCACCATCCGGACCGCGGTCAAGAACAACGCGATCTGGGTGGTGTTCGCACCGACGGTCGCCACCGTCCTGGGGCTGATCTTCGCGGTCCTCACCGAACGGATCCGTTGGGGTACGGCGTTCAAGCTGATCGTCTTCATGCCGATGGCGATCTCCATGCTGGCCGCGGGCATCATCTTCCGGCTGGTGTACGAGCAGGCGCCGGAGCGCGGTGTCGCCAACGCCGTGGCGGTCGGGGTGCACGACACGTTCGCGGAGTCCTCCGGTTTCCCGAAGGCGCATCCGCTGCCCGTCCATCCGCTGAAGGCCGGCGGCGATGGTTCCTTCGTGACGAAGGAGACGGTGCGCGCCGGGCAGCCGGCGAACCTGCCGCTGGTCGGCGTGGTGCCCGCGAAGATGCCGGGCGACGCGGAGCCCGCGAAGGCGGCCACCGCGTCCGGTGACGGCATCACCGGGACGACCTGGCTCGACTTCACCAAGGGCGGCGGCGGGAAGCCCAACGTCGTCGACCCGGAGGAGCTCGGTCTCAAGGGCCTCACCGTCGAGGCGGTGAAGGACGGCAAGGTCGTGGCCACGGCCACGGCGGGCCCGGACGGTGTGTTCACCCTGCCGGCCTCGGCCGACGGGTCCCTGCTCCGGCTGCCGGCGGACAACTTCCGCGAGCCGTACAACGGTGTCGACTGGCTGGGGCCGTCCCTCGTGACGCCGGGGATCATCGGCAGTTACGTCTGGATGTGGGCCGGATTCGCGATGGTGCTGATCGCCGCCGGGCTGGCGGGCCTGCCACGCGAACTCCTGGAGGCCGCGCGCGTGGACGGGGCGAACGAGTGGCAGGTGTTCCGCCGGATCACGGTCCCGATGCTGGCGCCCGTGCTCGCGGTGGTCCTGGTCACCCTGATGATCAACGTACTGAAGATCTTCGACCTGGTCTTCATCATCGCGCCGGGTTCCTCGCAGGACGACGCCAATGTCCTGGCCCTCCAGCTGTACCGCACCTCGTTCGGCACTGACGCGGATCTCGGGGTCGGCAGCGCCATCGCCGTACTGCTGTTGCTGCTGGTGATCCCGGTGATGCTGTTCAATGTCCGCCGGATCCGGAAGGAGGGGCGCCGGTGA
- a CDS encoding ABC transporter substrate-binding protein — protein sequence MRRTLRMRRAALVFTAIGALALTGCGDDGAGKDKPGDDAGKGEGSAPSVTLPKLDGEKISVAAVWTGPEQANFTKVLDEFEARTGATVTFVPAQDPIVNFLGTKIAGGQPPDVAMIPQVGAIQQAVAKKWAKPVGAEAKAELSKNYAKVWQDLGAVDGTQYGVYFKAANKSLVWYNAKAFENAGASEPKTWKDFVATAETVSASGVTPVSVGGADGWTLTDWFENIYLSQAGPEKYDQLAKHEIKWTDPSVKDALTSLAELFGKPSLISGGADGALQTEFPVSVTQTFTGGDQPKGAMVFEGDFVSVNIAQTEAKIGTDAKVFPFPAVGADSPVVTGGDAAVALKDGKGAQALLTWLASTDAARIWAEAGGFISPNKALDAAAYPNDVQRKIAEALIAAGDDVRFDMSDQAPQSFGGTPGKGEWKTLQDFLKNPKDIAGTQAKLESDAAKAYTS from the coding sequence ATGCGCAGAACCCTTCGAATGCGTAGGGCCGCACTGGTGTTCACCGCGATCGGGGCGCTGGCTCTCACCGGATGCGGTGACGACGGCGCCGGTAAGGACAAGCCGGGCGACGACGCCGGCAAGGGCGAGGGCAGTGCGCCGAGCGTCACTCTGCCGAAGCTCGACGGCGAGAAGATATCGGTGGCCGCGGTCTGGACCGGGCCCGAGCAGGCCAACTTCACCAAGGTCCTCGACGAGTTCGAGGCACGGACGGGCGCCACGGTGACCTTCGTCCCGGCGCAGGACCCGATCGTCAACTTCCTCGGTACGAAGATCGCGGGCGGCCAGCCCCCGGACGTCGCGATGATCCCGCAGGTGGGCGCGATCCAGCAGGCCGTGGCCAAGAAGTGGGCCAAGCCGGTGGGCGCGGAGGCGAAGGCCGAACTGAGCAAGAACTACGCGAAGGTCTGGCAGGACCTCGGCGCTGTCGACGGCACCCAGTACGGCGTCTACTTCAAGGCCGCCAACAAGTCCCTGGTCTGGTACAACGCCAAGGCGTTCGAGAACGCGGGCGCGAGCGAGCCGAAGACCTGGAAGGACTTCGTCGCCACGGCCGAGACGGTCTCCGCCTCCGGTGTCACCCCGGTCTCGGTGGGCGGCGCCGACGGCTGGACCCTCACCGACTGGTTCGAGAACATCTACCTCTCCCAGGCAGGCCCGGAGAAGTACGACCAGCTGGCCAAGCACGAGATCAAGTGGACGGACCCGTCCGTCAAGGACGCCCTGACCTCGCTCGCCGAGCTCTTCGGCAAGCCGAGCCTGATCTCCGGCGGCGCCGACGGGGCCCTGCAGACCGAGTTCCCGGTGTCGGTCACCCAGACGTTCACCGGCGGCGACCAGCCCAAGGGCGCGATGGTCTTCGAGGGTGACTTCGTCTCCGTCAACATCGCGCAGACCGAGGCGAAGATCGGTACGGACGCCAAGGTGTTCCCGTTCCCCGCGGTCGGCGCGGACTCCCCCGTGGTGACGGGCGGCGACGCGGCCGTGGCGCTCAAGGACGGCAAGGGCGCCCAGGCGCTGCTGACCTGGCTCGCCTCGACGGACGCGGCGAGGATCTGGGCCGAGGCCGGCGGGTTCATCTCGCCCAACAAGGCTCTGGACGCCGCCGCGTACCCGAACGACGTGCAGCGCAAGATCGCGGAGGCGCTGATCGCCGCCGGTGACGACGTCCGGTTCGACATGTCCGACCAGGCCCCGCAGTCGTTCGGCGGGACGCCGGGAAAGGGTGAGTGGAAGACCCTCCAGGACTTCCTGAAGAACCCGAAGGACATCGCGGGGACTCAAGCGAAGCTGGAGTCCGACGCGGCCAAGGCGTACACGAGCTGA